Proteins encoded within one genomic window of Acidihalobacter prosperus:
- the rpmI gene encoding 50S ribosomal protein L35 translates to MPKLKTNRGAAKRFKRTASGRFKCGQSHLNHILTKKSTKRKRHLRSISLVAECDTPAIKRMLPYS, encoded by the coding sequence ATGCCCAAACTGAAGACCAACCGTGGTGCGGCCAAGCGCTTCAAGCGCACGGCTTCCGGCCGTTTCAAGTGCGGCCAGTCGCACCTGAACCACATCCTGACCAAGAAGAGCACCAAGCGGAAGCGCCATCTGCGTTCGATCAGCCTCGTCGCCGAGTGCGATACGCCGGCGATCAAGCGCATGCTTCCGTACAGCTGA
- the infC gene encoding translation initiation factor IF-3: MEERRISAQKNVRLNGEIAVRQVRLIDAEGENRGVVSIEEALRLAEEADLDLVEIVPNADPPVCRVMDYGKFKFEQSKKAAQARKKQKQVQVKEVKFRPGTEEGDYRVKLRNLMRFLEEGDKAKITIRFRGREMAHQERGMQLLSRVEGDLGELASVEQRPKMEGRQMVMVLAPKKTS; encoded by the coding sequence TTGGAGGAGCGACGTATCAGCGCGCAGAAGAACGTAAGGCTGAATGGCGAAATCGCCGTTCGTCAGGTCCGCTTGATTGATGCCGAGGGTGAGAATCGCGGGGTGGTTTCGATAGAGGAGGCCCTGCGGTTGGCGGAAGAGGCCGATCTGGATCTGGTCGAGATCGTACCCAATGCCGACCCGCCCGTCTGTCGGGTGATGGACTACGGCAAGTTCAAGTTCGAGCAGAGCAAGAAGGCGGCTCAGGCGCGCAAAAAACAGAAGCAGGTCCAGGTCAAGGAAGTCAAGTTCAGACCTGGTACCGAGGAAGGCGACTATCGGGTCAAGCTACGCAACCTGATGCGCTTCCTCGAGGAAGGAGACAAGGCCAAGATCACCATAAGGTTTCGTGGTCGCGAGATGGCCCACCAGGAGCGCGGCATGCAATTGTTGAGCCGTGTGGAGGGCGATCTCGGTGAGTTGGCCAGCGTGGAACAGCGGCCGAAGATGGAAGGGCGACAGATGGTGATGGTGCTCGCCCCCAAGAAAACGTCGTAG
- the thrS gene encoding threonine--tRNA ligase: MPVITLPDGSERRFDHPVSVAEVAADIGAGLAKAALAGRVDGCLVDLSRVIDADAQVAIVTARDEDGLEIIRHSTAHLLGQAVKVLFPEAQVTIGPVVDNGFYYDFAYSRPFTPEDVEAIEAKMHELASQDLPVSRSEMPRDKAIAFFRDMGEEYKARIIEDIPADEVLSLYSQGEFIDLCRGPHVPSTGKLGAFKLTKLAGAYWRGDASNEMLQRIYGTAWPDKKALKAYLHQLEEAEKRDHRRIGKQLDLFHVQEEAPGMVFWHAKGWSIWNTVEQYMRRVYVDCGYQEVRSPQVVDVSLWKRSGHWENYKEHMFFTESEKREYALKPMNCPGHVQIFNHALRSYRDLPLRYGEFGACHRNETSGALHGIMRVRGFTQDDGHIFCTEAQIEEEVAAFHEQAMRVYADFGFNDVSVKIALRPDVRLGTDEDWDKAENTLRDALRRCGVEWEELPGEGAFYSPKVEYHLKDAIGREWQVGTIQADYHMPVKLGAEYIDEHSQRKVPVMLHRAILGSLERFIGILIEHHEGRFPLWLAPTQVVVMNITDRQAAFAREVAKTLCARGLRAADDLRNEKIGFKIREHTLRRVPFLLVVGDREADERTVSVRTREGEDLGAMTLDAFFQRLAEEPAPNGY, translated from the coding sequence ATGCCTGTGATTACCCTGCCGGACGGCAGCGAGCGTCGTTTCGATCACCCCGTTTCCGTGGCCGAGGTCGCCGCAGACATCGGCGCCGGCCTGGCGAAGGCAGCGCTGGCCGGCCGCGTCGACGGATGCCTTGTCGATCTGTCCCGCGTCATTGATGCCGATGCCCAGGTGGCCATCGTGACCGCGAGGGATGAGGACGGCCTGGAGATCATACGTCATTCGACGGCGCACCTGCTGGGGCAGGCGGTCAAGGTGCTGTTTCCCGAGGCTCAGGTCACGATCGGCCCGGTGGTTGACAACGGCTTTTACTACGATTTCGCATATTCGCGCCCGTTCACGCCAGAGGATGTCGAGGCGATCGAGGCCAAGATGCACGAGCTGGCCTCGCAGGATCTGCCGGTCAGTCGCAGCGAGATGCCGCGCGACAAGGCGATCGCCTTTTTTCGCGACATGGGCGAGGAATACAAGGCGCGGATCATCGAGGACATCCCCGCCGACGAGGTGCTGTCGCTCTACAGCCAGGGTGAATTCATCGATCTGTGCCGTGGACCGCATGTGCCGAGCACCGGCAAACTGGGTGCGTTCAAGCTGACCAAGCTGGCAGGCGCCTACTGGCGCGGTGACGCCAGCAACGAAATGCTGCAGCGCATCTATGGCACGGCCTGGCCCGACAAGAAGGCATTGAAGGCGTATCTGCATCAGCTGGAAGAGGCCGAAAAACGCGATCACCGGCGGATCGGCAAGCAGCTCGACCTGTTTCACGTCCAGGAAGAGGCGCCTGGCATGGTGTTCTGGCATGCCAAGGGCTGGAGTATCTGGAACACGGTCGAACAGTACATGCGCCGCGTATACGTCGACTGTGGCTACCAGGAGGTGCGTAGCCCCCAGGTCGTCGACGTATCGCTGTGGAAGCGCTCCGGGCACTGGGAGAACTACAAGGAACACATGTTCTTTACGGAGTCGGAAAAGCGCGAGTACGCGCTCAAGCCGATGAACTGCCCGGGGCATGTGCAGATATTCAATCATGCCTTGCGCAGTTACCGCGACCTGCCGCTGCGCTACGGAGAGTTCGGCGCCTGCCATCGCAACGAAACCTCGGGAGCCCTGCACGGCATCATGCGCGTGCGCGGGTTCACCCAGGACGACGGCCACATTTTTTGCACCGAGGCGCAGATCGAGGAGGAAGTGGCCGCTTTTCACGAGCAGGCGATGCGCGTGTATGCCGATTTCGGCTTCAACGACGTCTCGGTGAAGATCGCCCTGCGGCCCGACGTCCGCCTCGGTACCGACGAGGATTGGGACAAGGCCGAGAACACGCTGCGCGACGCGTTGCGCCGCTGCGGTGTCGAGTGGGAGGAGCTTCCGGGCGAGGGGGCCTTCTACAGCCCCAAGGTGGAATACCATCTGAAGGACGCCATCGGGCGGGAGTGGCAGGTCGGCACGATCCAGGCCGATTATCATATGCCGGTCAAGTTGGGCGCGGAATACATCGACGAACATTCCCAGCGCAAGGTGCCGGTGATGCTCCACCGGGCCATCCTGGGTTCCCTGGAGCGCTTCATCGGGATACTGATAGAGCATCATGAAGGGCGCTTCCCGCTGTGGCTCGCGCCGACGCAGGTCGTGGTGATGAACATCACCGACCGACAGGCCGCGTTCGCGCGCGAAGTGGCGAAAACCCTCTGCGCACGGGGGCTCCGGGCCGCCGACGACTTGAGAAATGAAAAGATTGGCTTTAAGATTCGCGAGCACACGCTTAGGCGTGTCCCCTTCCTATTGGTTGTTGGGGACCGCGAAGCAGATGAACGTACCGTTTCCGTGCGCACGCGGGAAGGCGAAGATCTCGGAGCGATGACCCTTGATGCCTTCTTTCAGCGACTTGCCGAAGAGCCTGCGCCGAACGGGTATTGA
- the uvrB gene encoding excinuclease ABC subunit UvrB — protein MSELFKLETDYDPAGDQPTAIEALVEGIGAGLAHQTLLGVTGSGKTFTIANVIQQVQRPTVVLAPNKTLAAQLYGEMKDFFPHNAVEYFVSYYDYYQPEAYVPASDTFIEKDAAVNDHIEQMRLSATKALLERPDAIIVATVSAIYGLGDPSAYHRMVLHLNRGERIDQRRLLHRLAELQYTRNDVELRRGTYRVRGEVIDIRPAESEIEAVRVELFDDEIEQLSYFDPLTGEILRRVPRLTIYPKTHYVTPRETLLEAVDHIKEELKLRLAELREQDRLVEAQRLEQRVQFDVEMIMELGYCSGIENYSRYLSGRGAGQPPPCLLDYLPRDALMVIDESHVTVPQLGAMYKGDRSRKETLVQYGFRLPSALDNRPLRFEEFEQLSPQTIFVSATPGLYELDRSGAVVEQVVRPTGLVDPLVEIRPVAGQVDDVMSEIVQRAARNERVLVTTLTKRMAEDLTEYLMEHDIRVRYLHSDIDTVERSEIIRDLRLGAFDALVGINLLREGLDMPEVSLVAILDADKEGFLRSERSLIQTIGRAARNLSGMAILYADVVTGSMRRAIDETERRRHKQTAHNERHGIVPRGVSKRVTDVMEGAHGGGRRESRRRERAGVTDAPAFYEDLSPAAALKRIEVLEKEMYAHARNLEFEEAARVRDRIHQLREQVLGTAHADPG, from the coding sequence ATGAGCGAGTTGTTCAAACTGGAAACGGATTACGACCCCGCAGGCGATCAGCCGACCGCCATCGAGGCGCTGGTCGAGGGCATCGGGGCCGGGCTGGCACACCAAACGCTGCTCGGTGTGACCGGCTCCGGCAAGACCTTCACGATCGCCAACGTGATACAGCAGGTGCAGCGGCCTACCGTGGTGCTGGCGCCGAACAAGACCCTGGCGGCCCAGTTGTATGGCGAGATGAAGGACTTCTTCCCGCACAACGCGGTGGAGTATTTCGTCTCGTATTACGACTATTATCAGCCGGAGGCCTACGTGCCGGCCAGCGACACCTTCATCGAGAAGGACGCGGCGGTCAACGATCACATCGAGCAGATGCGCCTGTCGGCGACCAAGGCGTTGCTGGAGCGGCCGGATGCGATCATCGTGGCCACCGTATCGGCCATCTACGGCCTGGGCGATCCCAGCGCCTATCATCGCATGGTGCTGCACCTGAATCGCGGCGAGCGCATCGACCAGCGGCGGCTGTTGCATCGCCTCGCGGAGCTTCAGTACACGCGAAACGACGTCGAACTGCGTCGCGGTACCTATCGCGTGCGCGGCGAGGTTATCGATATACGCCCGGCCGAATCGGAGATCGAGGCCGTGCGCGTGGAGCTGTTCGACGACGAGATCGAGCAGCTTTCCTATTTCGATCCGCTGACCGGCGAAATCCTGCGTCGTGTGCCGCGCCTGACGATCTATCCGAAAACCCACTACGTGACGCCGCGCGAAACCCTGCTCGAGGCGGTGGACCACATCAAGGAGGAGCTCAAGCTGCGCCTGGCGGAATTGCGCGAACAGGATCGGCTGGTCGAGGCGCAGCGACTCGAACAGCGGGTGCAATTCGACGTCGAAATGATCATGGAGCTGGGTTATTGCTCCGGGATCGAAAACTATTCGCGCTATCTGTCCGGGCGCGGTGCCGGTCAGCCGCCGCCGTGCCTGCTGGACTATCTGCCGCGCGATGCGCTGATGGTCATCGACGAGAGCCACGTGACCGTGCCTCAGCTCGGGGCCATGTACAAGGGCGATCGTTCGCGCAAGGAAACCCTGGTGCAATACGGCTTCAGGCTGCCCTCGGCGCTGGACAACCGACCGTTGCGTTTCGAGGAATTCGAACAACTCTCGCCGCAGACCATTTTCGTTTCGGCCACGCCAGGTCTGTACGAGCTGGATCGTTCCGGCGCAGTGGTCGAACAGGTGGTCAGGCCGACCGGATTGGTCGATCCTTTGGTCGAGATCAGGCCGGTGGCGGGGCAGGTGGACGATGTCATGTCCGAGATCGTGCAGCGGGCCGCACGCAACGAGCGGGTACTGGTCACCACGCTGACCAAGCGCATGGCGGAAGATCTGACCGAATACCTGATGGAGCACGATATCCGCGTGCGGTATCTGCATTCGGATATCGATACCGTCGAGCGCTCCGAGATCATCCGCGATCTGCGCCTCGGTGCCTTCGATGCCCTCGTGGGGATCAATCTGTTGCGTGAAGGCCTGGACATGCCCGAGGTTTCGCTGGTGGCGATTCTGGATGCCGACAAGGAGGGCTTCCTGCGCTCGGAGCGCTCGCTGATCCAGACCATTGGGCGGGCGGCGCGCAACCTGAGCGGCATGGCGATCCTGTATGCCGACGTCGTGACCGGCTCGATGCGGCGTGCGATCGACGAAACCGAGCGGCGCCGTCACAAGCAGACCGCTCATAACGAACGGCATGGCATCGTGCCGCGGGGCGTGAGCAAGCGCGTGACGGATGTGATGGAGGGTGCGCATGGCGGCGGGCGCCGCGAAAGTCGTCGCCGCGAGCGTGCCGGCGTGACGGATGCGCCGGCGTTTTACGAAGACCTTTCGCCGGCGGCGGCGCTCAAGCGGATCGAGGTCCTGGAGAAGGAAATGTATGCGCATGCGCGCAATCTTGAATTCGAAGAGGCCGCCCGGGTTCGCGACCGCATTCATCAGTTGCGCGAACAGGTGTTGGGTACCGCGCACGCCGACCCAGGTTAG